Proteins encoded together in one uncultured Fibrobacter sp. window:
- a CDS encoding endo-1,4-beta-xylanase, whose protein sequence is MKVTQFTHRVVLVAALIGIGASVAGAQETLRSLAEERGRYIGAILNSQWFSGGLPADYEKIHKTEFNAVVAENEMKFDATEGSQGRFSYGNGDKMVNYAKQNNMYARGHALAWHSQVPGWVNSHRNKQELLGILKNHINKVVGHWKGDIKEWDVVNEAVNDNNTHGWRSQGSVWFETIGAEFLDSAFVWAHAADPDAELCYNDYAIEQGIGPGSKAGFVLDQVKRWVKDGIPITCVGSQTHVEDVTTAKEFIGAPDSLRHFAQELAKLGIKLNITELDVGFKSGRSVSAEDLARQGQVYRQFMDVFLEEPNMGVYLIWGISDKWSWLSQLNRQKGLIYDENLKKKPAYDSIVASFKAHPPETVKSPYKDSFVPDTTKKDSSATTDSTQKADSTKTADSTKTTTPGDSSQVVATPGDSSKVTAPADSTKVGDDTPIQVRRANVPLGMSLSGRMLSVTARGATVEVFNLQGRPVFNGKAVDGSVNLTSMNSGLYVVRVKSGSSSLVRRVVLK, encoded by the coding sequence ATGAAGGTAACTCAATTTACGCATAGGGTGGTGCTCGTTGCCGCTTTAATTGGCATTGGCGCCTCAGTCGCCGGTGCTCAGGAAACTTTACGTAGCTTGGCCGAAGAACGTGGCCGCTACATTGGCGCAATCCTCAATTCTCAATGGTTTAGCGGTGGATTGCCAGCCGATTACGAAAAAATTCACAAAACAGAGTTCAATGCAGTCGTCGCTGAAAACGAGATGAAGTTTGATGCTACCGAAGGTAGCCAAGGACGATTCAGTTATGGTAATGGCGACAAGATGGTCAACTACGCCAAGCAGAACAACATGTATGCTCGTGGTCATGCTCTTGCATGGCACAGTCAGGTTCCGGGCTGGGTGAACAGCCACCGCAATAAACAGGAACTTCTTGGTATCCTCAAAAACCATATTAACAAGGTTGTGGGGCACTGGAAGGGTGATATCAAGGAATGGGATGTTGTGAACGAGGCCGTGAACGACAACAATACTCACGGCTGGCGTAGCCAGGGTTCCGTCTGGTTCGAAACCATCGGTGCCGAGTTCCTGGATTCCGCCTTCGTCTGGGCTCACGCTGCCGACCCGGATGCAGAACTCTGCTATAACGACTATGCCATTGAACAGGGAATTGGCCCCGGTTCCAAGGCCGGGTTCGTTCTCGATCAGGTGAAGCGCTGGGTCAAGGATGGCATTCCTATCACTTGCGTGGGTTCCCAGACTCACGTCGAAGATGTCACGACGGCCAAGGAATTTATCGGCGCTCCTGATAGCCTCCGCCATTTTGCTCAGGAACTCGCAAAGCTCGGCATCAAGCTGAACATCACCGAACTGGATGTCGGTTTCAAGAGCGGTCGTAGCGTCAGTGCCGAAGATCTTGCCCGTCAGGGTCAGGTCTACCGCCAGTTCATGGACGTGTTCCTCGAAGAACCGAACATGGGCGTGTACCTGATTTGGGGTATCTCCGACAAGTGGAGCTGGCTAAGCCAGTTGAACAGGCAGAAAGGCCTTATCTATGATGAAAACCTGAAGAAGAAGCCCGCTTACGATAGTATCGTCGCTAGCTTCAAGGCCCACCCGCCTGAGACGGTGAAGAGCCCGTACAAGGACAGCTTTGTCCCGGATACGACCAAGAAGGATTCCTCTGCAACAACCGATAGTACGCAGAAGGCGGATTCCACGAAGACGGCCGATTCCACCAAGACCACGACTCCGGGCGATTCCTCGCAGGTCGTCGCTACTCCGGGTGATTCCTCTAAGGTCACGGCTCCGGCGGATTCGACGAAGGTGGGCGATGATACTCCCATTCAGGTGCGCAGGGCGAATGTCCCGCTGGGTATGAGCCTTTCTGGCCGTATGCTCAGCGTTACTGCAAGGGGTGCAACTGTCGAGGTGTTCAACTTGCAAGGCCGTCCAGTGTTTAACGGCAAGGCGGTTGATGGTTCTGTTAACCTCACCAGCATGAACAGCGGACTCTATGTGGTGCGCGTGAAGTCGGGTTCCAGCAGCCTCGTCCGCCGCGTCGTCCTCAAGTAA
- a CDS encoding NAD(P)H-hydrate dehydratase translates to MKLLEQFDYRELPPVLSTDAMRALDAATKEEMARDAGDGSTAVDAGYCLMKQAGAALYRHVVDVLENMDGAPGQGAPRKAVAVFVGGGNNGGDGLVFAKLLIEAGIPCTVYSLAAAEKFKNEAKLALDDFVLAGGRLAAYAPAGTGAHFSLVVDCMLGNGASGELRELYAAAVRDIGDWNVPVVAADAPTGYDSREHLRREPCINAVETVLFGFPRLDAYIREGGKFFGRPIVAPLAYPDSLVCKFDEKIYLATESLIPQLLPKRDEWGDKREQGCAMIVAGSGNMPGAAVLCTRAALRSGVGLVTLASPEAVMPVLQAKLSEPVFCNLQDMAGQDADSVDDRAMALAPAHIPQILEKAKHCQALAIGPGLSGAECTRDAVLELLPQIKCPMVIDADALNAIASLNKTVASTTSGAASFLRGITILGVLTPHRRECERLFGPLPASSIDFPAHLRNIAQITNKVLLLKGAPTFVAIPDGRVYVVPACNSGLAKGGSGDVLTGIIVALLSQGLAPLEAAVLGALLHQKAGKITRDELGPYSMLPGDIVKKISRAFVVP, encoded by the coding sequence ATGAAACTCTTGGAACAATTCGATTACCGTGAACTCCCGCCTGTACTTTCCACCGATGCGATGCGTGCGCTTGATGCTGCAACGAAAGAAGAAATGGCGCGTGATGCTGGGGACGGCTCTACGGCTGTCGATGCGGGCTATTGCCTCATGAAGCAGGCGGGTGCTGCGCTTTACCGGCATGTCGTGGATGTTCTGGAAAATATGGATGGCGCGCCCGGGCAGGGGGCGCCGCGCAAGGCGGTTGCGGTTTTTGTAGGCGGGGGCAATAATGGGGGCGATGGGCTAGTGTTCGCGAAGCTGCTGATTGAAGCGGGAATCCCATGCACCGTGTATTCGCTTGCCGCCGCCGAAAAGTTCAAGAACGAAGCGAAGTTGGCTCTGGATGATTTTGTACTGGCGGGCGGAAGGCTTGCCGCCTATGCACCGGCTGGAACGGGTGCGCATTTCTCGCTGGTCGTGGATTGCATGCTCGGAAATGGCGCCTCCGGTGAATTGCGGGAATTGTATGCGGCCGCAGTCCGCGACATCGGGGACTGGAACGTTCCGGTTGTCGCGGCAGACGCCCCCACCGGTTATGACTCTCGCGAGCATTTGCGCCGAGAACCCTGTATCAACGCCGTGGAAACGGTGTTGTTCGGGTTCCCCCGGCTTGACGCGTATATTCGCGAAGGGGGGAAGTTTTTTGGCCGGCCCATTGTCGCTCCGCTTGCTTACCCAGATTCCCTTGTCTGCAAATTCGACGAAAAAATTTATTTGGCGACAGAATCCCTGATACCCCAATTGTTGCCGAAACGGGACGAATGGGGTGACAAACGCGAGCAGGGCTGCGCCATGATTGTCGCGGGTTCGGGGAACATGCCGGGTGCCGCAGTGCTTTGTACACGGGCTGCGCTCCGTAGTGGCGTTGGCCTTGTAACGCTTGCCAGCCCAGAAGCGGTCATGCCCGTGTTGCAGGCGAAACTTTCGGAACCCGTTTTCTGTAACTTACAAGACATGGCTGGCCAGGATGCCGACTCTGTCGATGACCGAGCAATGGCGCTTGCTCCGGCACATATTCCGCAGATTCTTGAGAAGGCAAAACATTGTCAGGCTCTAGCCATCGGGCCGGGGTTATCTGGTGCTGAATGTACTCGTGATGCTGTCCTTGAACTTCTCCCGCAAATCAAATGCCCGATGGTCATCGATGCCGATGCATTGAACGCGATAGCCTCTCTCAACAAGACCGTTGCAAGTACCACGTCGGGAGCGGCATCGTTTTTGCGTGGGATTACAATTCTGGGTGTCCTTACGCCGCACCGTCGGGAATGCGAAAGGCTTTTCGGCCCCCTTCCTGCAAGCAGCATTGATTTTCCGGCCCACTTACGCAATATTGCCCAGATTACGAATAAAGTCTTGCTCCTGAAGGGGGCGCCGACATTCGTCGCCATTCCCGACGGGCGTGTCTACGTGGTGCCGGCCTGTAATTCGGGCCTTGCCAAGGGCGGTTCCGGCGACGTGCTTACGGGTATTATCGTGGCTCTGCTTTCGCAGGGGCTGGCTCCTCTAGAAGCGGCTGTGTTGGGGGCATTGCTCCATCAAAAGGCAGGAAAAATAACCCGAGATGAACTCGGCCCGTATTCAATGCTCCCTGGAGATATTGTCAAAAAGATTTCTAGGGCGTTTGTCGTCCCTTGA